tgtagatttccatcgctgtaacaatgctctctgtagatttccatcgctgtaacaatgctctctgtagatttccatcgctgtaacaatgctctctctttagatttccatcgctgtaacaatgctctctctctctgtgtagatttccatcgctgtaacaatgctctctgtagatttccatcgctgtaacaatgctctctgtagatttccatcgctgtaacaatgctctctgtagatttccatcactgtaacaatgctctctctctctgtgtagatttccatcgctgtaacaatgctctctgtagatttccatcactgtaacaatgctctctctctctgtgtagatttccatcgctgtaacaatgctctctgtagatttccatcgctgtaacaatgctctctgtagatttccatcgttgtaacaatgctctctgtagatttccatcactgtaacaatgctctctgtagatttccatcgctgtaacaatgctctctctctctgtgtagatttccatcgctgtaacaatgctctctttagatttccatcactgtaacaatgctctctctgtgtagatttccatcactgtaacaatgctctctgtagatttccatcgctgtaacaatgctctctgtagatttccatcgctgtaacaatgctctctgtagatttccatcactgtaacaatgctctctgtagatttccatcgctgtaacaatgctctctgtagatttccatcgctgtaacagtgctctctgtagatttccatcgctgtaacaatgctctctgtagatttccatcgctgtaacaatgctctctgtagatttccatcactgtaacaatgctctctctctctgtgtagatttccatcgctgtaacaatgctctctgtagatttccatcgctataacaatgctctctgtagatttccttcgctgtaacaatgctctctgtagatttccatcgctgtaacaatgctctctgtagatttccatcgctgtaacaatgctctctgtagatttccatcgctgtaacaatgctctctctttagatttccatcgctgtaacaatgctctctctctctgtgtagatttccatcgctgtaacaatgctctctttagatttccatcgctgtaacaatgctctctgtagatttccatcgctgtaacaatgctctctttagatttccatcgctgtaacaatgctctctgtagatttccatcgctgtaacaatgctctctctctctctctctgtagatttccatcgctataacaatgctctctctctttctgtgtagatttccattgctgtaacaatgctctctctctctctgtgtagatttccatcgctgtaacagtgctctctctttctgtgtagatttccatcgTTGTAACAATGCACTCTCTGCTAAGGGCCAGGACGTTTCTCCATGCCAGTGGTACCAGCGTGTCTATAAGAGCCTGTGTCCTATGAGCTGGGTAAGTGAGTGAGGAAACTGCTGCCATTGTGGCTCTGACTCACAGCCAGACTACAGCAGAGGTAGAGCTAGCATGGGAACCACAGGGCTGCAGTTTCACAACATGAATTGATGTTAGAACTTTACAGAGGAGATCTCATACATTATCACtggccctccctttaaaggagtgctgactatctttaaaatccattctcttacctcctTAATCACAAACGATACAGACCTCTTAAGatgcatcatgtaaagaaagcatctaCAACTACAGCTCACAGCATGCCTCTGTACCGGCAGCATTGGTGGGGGATGCTGGGAGCagtagttctttaactgcaatgcgctgTGCTGTGGAAACCATCAAGATTCATCAGTACACAGTGAATCGGTACAGCCCTGTTTGCTGCctcctgtttttaaaatgattagcAATGtctaacttttttattatttatttatttttaataattgtactggtctcaatttttttttttttttctcctcttgCAGGTGGGGAAATGGGATGACCAAGTTGCGGACGGGAGCTTTCCTGGCAGAGTGTGAATCTCAAGAACCAACAAACAATCagaatcttaataataataataaaaatataactttATTCCAGTCTGATTGGGGGCAGGGGTTTAAAATGTCGCCAGTGAAAAtattagaaatgaaataaaatgctgTTTCTGTTCTACCTGTGTGCACTTCTGGGTTGATTTTgtgttcatttgaattgctgtgaaGTAAA
The Acipenser ruthenus chromosome 59, fAciRut3.2 maternal haplotype, whole genome shotgun sequence DNA segment above includes these coding regions:
- the LOC131725030 gene encoding cytochrome c oxidase subunit 6B1-like, which encodes MSDAIEEKIKNYRTAPFDARFPNTNQTRNCFQNYLDFHRCNNALSAKGQDVSPCQWYQRVYKSLCPMSWVGKWDDQVADGSFPGRV